In the Planctomycetota bacterium genome, one interval contains:
- a CDS encoding Gfo/Idh/MocA family oxidoreductase, whose protein sequence is MPDTPIHVCLIGQKFMGRTHSNAYSQVGRFFDLARPFDMHTICGRDRDDLEAFRQRWGWHNASVDWKETVANPDIELVDIGTPNHVHRDMAIASLEAGKHVACEKPLANTLDAAREMRNAAASAKGTTSVWYNYRRCPSMAFAHQLVASGKLGRIYHVRGFYLQDWAGPDAPLVWRFQGDVAGSGSLGDLCAHSIDSARFITGLEFETVGGAVLKTFIEERPIPDDAGGEISGKGASGGSKMGKSTVDDAVIFTAGLTGGAIATFEATRLSTGNKNGNRLEIHGEKGAIRWNFARMGELEWYDATLPDGEQGWSTIRVSDGSVGHPYAAAYWPVGHHIGYEHSFVNQAADINAVLSGNAPVVPLPDFADAYETQRVLAAVTKSAETKSVVSLSDVT, encoded by the coding sequence CACTCCAACGCCTACAGCCAGGTCGGCAGATTCTTCGACCTCGCCAGGCCGTTCGACATGCACACGATCTGCGGCCGCGACCGCGACGACCTCGAGGCCTTCCGACAGCGCTGGGGCTGGCACAACGCCAGCGTCGACTGGAAAGAGACCGTCGCGAACCCAGACATCGAACTCGTCGACATCGGCACGCCCAACCACGTCCACCGCGACATGGCGATCGCCTCGCTCGAAGCCGGCAAGCACGTCGCGTGCGAAAAGCCGCTGGCCAACACCCTCGACGCCGCCCGCGAGATGCGCAACGCCGCGGCGAGTGCCAAGGGCACCACGAGCGTCTGGTACAACTACCGCCGCTGCCCGTCGATGGCCTTTGCCCATCAGCTTGTTGCATCCGGCAAGCTCGGCCGGATCTATCACGTTCGCGGCTTCTACCTGCAGGACTGGGCCGGGCCGGACGCGCCGCTCGTCTGGCGATTCCAGGGTGACGTCGCCGGCAGCGGCTCGCTGGGCGACCTGTGTGCCCACTCGATCGACTCGGCCCGCTTCATCACGGGCCTCGAGTTCGAAACCGTCGGCGGTGCGGTGCTCAAGACGTTCATCGAAGAGCGTCCCATCCCCGACGACGCCGGCGGCGAGATCAGCGGCAAGGGTGCGTCCGGCGGCAGCAAAATGGGTAAGAGCACCGTCGACGACGCTGTCATCTTCACGGCCGGCCTGACGGGCGGAGCCATCGCCACCTTCGAAGCGACGCGTCTCTCCACCGGCAACAAGAACGGCAACCGCCTGGAAATCCACGGCGAAAAGGGCGCGATCCGCTGGAACTTCGCCCGCATGGGTGAGCTGGAGTGGTACGACGCGACGCTGCCCGACGGCGAGCAGGGCTGGAGCACGATCCGTGTCAGCGACGGCTCCGTCGGCCACCCGTACGCCGCCGCCTACTGGCCCGTCGGGCACCACATCGGGTACGAGCACTCGTTCGTCAACCAGGCCGCGGACATCAATGCGGTGCTGAGTGGCAACGCCCCGGTCGTCCCGCTGCCGGACTTCGCCGACGCCTATGAGACCCAACGCGTCCTCGCGGCAGTGACGAAGTCGGCAGAGACGAAGTCGGTCGTGTCGCTGAGCGATGTGACGTGA